One genomic region from Nymphaea colorata isolate Beijing-Zhang1983 chromosome 10, ASM883128v2, whole genome shotgun sequence encodes:
- the LOC126410442 gene encoding uncharacterized protein LOC126410442, with product MRFKLKQDLVIHLLAVAGASILASLSNLGNDLSLLPPPSQSNEDAQQAIGRPALSTAFEVPDDSVPVLDINTCTRKDSADQNSRTVVPLDDNAPAPAEQTSRVDVNVGNIDRAFKDNMREGILDGQNTQVSFDNFPYYLSENTKNALICPIYIHLKHKEFAKFTTDLPTVSARILLSDPSGTLLGNLWVLSGG from the exons ATGAGGTTCAAGTTGAAGCAAGATCTCGTGATCCATCTGCTTGCTGTGGCAGGGGCATCAATATTGGCGTCTCTATCAAACCTTGGGAATGATCTGTCACTTCTTCCTCCACCTTCCCAAAGCAATGAGGATGCCCAACAAGCAATAGGGAGACCAGCATTATCTACTGCCTTTGAAGTACCAGACGATTCTGTTCCCGTGCTTGATATCAATACCTGCACCAGGAAAGACAGTGCTGATCAAAATTCTAGAACTGTTGTGCCACTAGATGATAATGCACCCGCACCAGCTGAACAAACATCCAGAGTAGATGTTAATGTTGGCAACATTGATCGTG CTTTTAAGGACAACATGCGCGAGGGAATTCTGGATGGTCAAAACACTCAAGTGTCATTTGACAACTTCCCTTATTATTTGAG tgaaaacacaaaaaatgcgtTGATTTGTCCTATCTACATACATTTGAAGCACAAGGAGTTTGCCAAGTTTACCACAGATCTTCCTACTGTTAGTGCAAGAATTTTGTTATCGGATCCTTCAGGCACTCTTCTTGGAAATTTGTGGGTGTTAAGTGGAGGTTAG